One window from the genome of Maylandia zebra isolate NMK-2024a linkage group LG18, Mzebra_GT3a, whole genome shotgun sequence encodes:
- the LOC101481595 gene encoding relaxin-3 receptor 1 has translation MQVDNSSSSGALTGLCGGEEDERKISELVSPTGAASSFNLSLNCWLHILSQESSLDLHGDSANLAVRVVIALVYLVVCVLGLVGNLLALFLLHSRRRGYHHSSIDCFVMSLALTDLQFVLTLPFWAVDTLLDFRWPFGQVMCKIVSSVTTMNMYASVFFLTAMSVTRYRSLVTALKMESPRSATARAKWASSAIWVVSLVATLPHAFYSTTVQVSADDELCLVRFSDSDSGHWDPQVLLGLYQTQKVLLGFVVPLIIISVCYLLLLRFILSRRIVCSMVTGSATEKSECERGRHRRRSKVTRSVTIVVLSFFICWLPNQALTLWGVLIKFDLVPFSKAFYNTQAYAFPLTVCLAHANSCLNPVLYCLIRKEYRTGLKELLLRISHAVQHVFSLSLRGRRVEEAPPSMVMIHKDINM, from the exons ATGCAGGTCGACAACAGCAGCTCCTCTGGAGCTCTGACAGGGCTGTGCGGAGGGGAAGAGGATGAGCGCAAAATCTCCGAACTGGTCAGCCCTACGGGTGCAGCCTCCTCTTTTAACCTCTCATTAAACTGCTGGCTTCACATACTCTCTCAGGAGTCCTCGTTGGATCTGCACGGAGACAGCGCCAATCTGGCA gtacgagttgtcattgCCCTGGTTTATCTGGTTGTATGTGTTCTGGGGCTCGTGGGTAACCTCCTGGCACTCTTCTTGCTTCACTCCCGTCGCCGTGGATACCACCACTCCTCCATTGACTGCTTTGTGATGAGcttggctctcacagacctccAGTTCGTCCTCACCTTGCCCTTCTGGGCCGTGGACACGCTGCTGGACTTCCGCTGGCCCTTTGGGCAGGTCATGTGCAAGATCGTGAGCTCGGTCACCACCATGAACATGTACGCCAGTGTCTTCTTTCTCACCGCCATGAGCGTGACACGCTACCGCTCCCTGGTTACTGCTCTGAAGATGGAGAGCCCAAGGAGCGCCACCGCTCGGGCCAAGTGGGCCAGCTCAGCCATTTGGGTGGTGTCTCTGGTGGCCACACTGCCTCATGCTTTCTACTCCACCACTGTCCAG GTTTCTGCAGATGACGAGCTCTGCTTGGTTCGCTTCTCTGACTCCGACTCCGGTCACTGGGACCCCCAAGTCCTGCTGGGACTCTATCAAACACAGAAGGTCCTTCTGGGTTTTGTGGTTCCCCTTATTATCATCTCTGTGTGCTACCTCCTCCTGCTGAGGTTTATCCTGAGCCGGCGCATTGTGTGCAGCATGGTAACCGGGAGTGCCACCGAGAAATCTGAGTGTGAGAGAGGCCGCCACCGCCGCCGATCCAAAGTGACCCGCTCCGTCACTATCGTAGTTCTCTCCTTTTTCATCTGCTGGCTGCCCAACCAGGCCCTCACCTTGTGGGGGGTGCTGATCAAATTTGACTTGGTGCCCTTCAGCAAAGCCTTCTACAACACCCAGGCCTATGCGTTCCCCCTGACTGTGTGCCTGGCTCATGCTAACAGCTGTCTGAACCCAGTGCTTTACTGCCTGATCAGAAAAGAGTACAGAACTGGCCTAAAGGAGCTTCTCCTGAGAATTTCTCATGCAGTGCAGCAtgttttctctctgtccctGAGGGGAAGGAGAGTGGAGGAAGCACCGCCCAGCATGGTTATGATACATAAAGACATTAATATGTGA